The following proteins come from a genomic window of Rhodoligotrophos sp. CJ14:
- a CDS encoding glycerate kinase type-2 family protein: MADEHQLAPENRDRALLMEMFSAAVKAADPAAVLARHLPEPPSGRTLVVGAGKAAAAMARALEEHWSRPLEGLVITRYGHGMLTRHIEVVEAAHPVPDAAGHRAAQRILSLATSLGENDLLICLISGGGSALMALPADGIEFADKQEVNRALLASGATITEMNCVRKHLSAIKGGRLAQAAWPARCVSLLISDVPADDPSTVASGPGLADATTRAEALAVLGKYRIEAPEPVLQWLQNPASETPKPGDPQLERTEARIIAAPSLSLAAARAVAEAAGYTVVDLGDRVEGEAREVGFAHAEFARELAAGRVPVKRPAVILSGGETTVTLASEKGQGHGRGGRNAEYALALAIGLAGVEGVSAIACDTDGIDGSEDNAGAIVTPDTLGRAEALGLDARAMLDGHDAYSFFSALDDLVVTGPTHTNVNDFRAVLIPK; this comes from the coding sequence ATGGCCGATGAACACCAGCTCGCGCCTGAGAACAGAGATCGTGCCCTGTTGATGGAGATGTTTTCGGCAGCGGTGAAAGCTGCCGATCCCGCGGCGGTGCTGGCGAGGCATCTGCCTGAACCGCCGAGCGGACGCACGCTGGTGGTCGGCGCTGGTAAGGCTGCGGCCGCCATGGCGCGCGCATTGGAAGAGCATTGGTCGCGGCCGCTCGAGGGCCTGGTGATCACGCGCTATGGCCATGGAATGCTGACGCGGCATATCGAGGTGGTGGAGGCGGCGCATCCGGTTCCCGATGCAGCGGGACACAGGGCGGCGCAGCGTATTCTGAGCCTCGCCACGAGCCTTGGCGAGAATGACCTCTTGATCTGCCTCATCTCGGGTGGCGGCTCGGCTTTGATGGCTCTGCCGGCTGATGGCATCGAGTTTGCGGATAAGCAGGAGGTCAATCGCGCGCTGCTCGCGTCGGGCGCGACCATCACCGAAATGAATTGCGTGCGCAAGCATCTCTCGGCGATCAAAGGCGGCCGGCTCGCGCAAGCCGCCTGGCCTGCACGCTGTGTCTCTCTGCTGATTTCTGACGTCCCAGCTGATGATCCCTCAACGGTGGCGTCGGGACCGGGACTTGCCGATGCGACCACCCGGGCCGAGGCGCTGGCGGTGCTTGGCAAATACCGTATCGAAGCGCCAGAACCCGTCTTGCAATGGCTGCAAAATCCCGCCTCGGAAACGCCAAAGCCGGGAGATCCACAATTAGAGCGAACGGAAGCCCGGATCATTGCCGCGCCGAGCCTGTCTCTTGCCGCCGCCCGGGCCGTTGCTGAAGCAGCCGGCTATACGGTTGTTGATCTCGGGGACCGGGTGGAAGGAGAGGCGAGGGAGGTGGGCTTTGCCCATGCGGAATTTGCCCGCGAGCTTGCGGCCGGTCGCGTGCCGGTCAAACGTCCCGCAGTCATTCTCTCAGGGGGCGAGACCACCGTCACGCTGGCCAGCGAGAAGGGCCAAGGACATGGACGGGGCGGGCGCAATGCCGAATATGCACTCGCACTCGCTATCGGACTTGCGGGAGTTGAGGGGGTATCGGCGATTGCCTGCGATACAGATGGGATTGATGGCAGCGAAGACAATGCGGGTGCGATCGTCACCCCGGACACGCTGGGGCGCGCAGAAGCGCTCGGGCTCGATGCGCGCGCGATGCTCGATGGGCATGATGCCTATAGCTTTTTCTCAGCCCTCGATGATCTCGTGGTGACGGGACCAACCCATACGAATGTCAATGACTTCCGGGCGGTGCTGATCCCGAAGTAA
- a CDS encoding LutC/YkgG family protein has protein sequence MADAVRNRASVLGAIRRSLAVSGEEQDRRTAVDKRMANHRRNLLPQRAQLPDQKRVQLFRDMLLSVDASLVDVARLEEVPDAVAAFLRSHNLEPRFRMGKDGYLRGLPWHRMPSLTRLEGPAEPTDETTLSRAFGGVAETGTLVLTSGPSNPVTLNFLPENHIVVVEADRIVATYEDIWQRLRFLNGPGVMPRTVNMITGPSRTADIEQTLQLGAHGPRRLHVILVGGR, from the coding sequence GTGGCTGATGCCGTCCGCAACCGCGCGAGCGTCCTTGGCGCAATCCGCCGCTCCCTTGCTGTGTCCGGCGAGGAACAGGATCGCCGCACCGCGGTGGACAAGCGAATGGCAAACCATCGCCGCAACCTCCTTCCACAACGGGCCCAGCTTCCAGACCAGAAGCGGGTGCAGCTTTTTCGGGACATGCTGCTGAGCGTTGATGCGTCCCTGGTCGATGTCGCCCGGCTCGAAGAAGTGCCCGATGCGGTGGCCGCCTTCCTGCGCTCCCACAACCTTGAGCCACGCTTCCGCATGGGCAAGGATGGTTATCTGCGCGGCCTTCCCTGGCACCGCATGCCATCCCTCACCAGGCTCGAGGGACCGGCTGAACCCACCGATGAAACAACCCTGTCGCGCGCCTTCGGTGGCGTCGCCGAAACAGGCACGCTCGTCCTCACCTCCGGCCCCAGCAATCCCGTAACCCTGAACTTTTTGCCGGAGAACCACATTGTGGTGGTGGAGGCCGACAGGATCGTTGCCACCTACGAGGATATCTGGCAGCGCCTGCGCTTCTTGAACGGCCCGGGGGTAATGCCGCGCACTGTTAACATGATCACCGGCCCCTCGCGGACGGCCGATATCGAGCAGACGCTTCAGCTGGGCGCCCATGGTCCCCGACGTCTGCATGTCATTCTCGTCGGCGGCCGCTGA
- a CDS encoding putative nucleotide-diphospho-sugar transferase yields the protein MTSSFEEISLTAINRFRGWTPKRQRSVPAFPSFGELVARRSIAMQREGVIVAFYTTGGVYEIEKDRLLKSAELLGLRVDIMAVPSLGSWVRNAGLKPSILLDMRRKHCGQLLYLDVDAVLHRNPWPKLTCFSGDLAAYYAPTGRLLSGTLLVNDSQTAVSLLEKWKAACANDPTLWDQLVLERIIAEDAAGAKPLFNIERLPVEFCWIFDRIDDESSPEIFIEHLQASREEKTKGRLFGRFSKALARRRERVLQIEQILFGKAQSANQPTLRTAGLETR from the coding sequence ATGACCAGCAGTTTTGAGGAAATATCGCTCACAGCGATCAACAGATTTAGAGGTTGGACACCAAAGCGCCAGAGAAGCGTGCCTGCATTTCCCAGCTTTGGCGAGCTGGTGGCGCGACGATCCATCGCCATGCAGCGCGAAGGGGTCATCGTCGCTTTTTACACCACCGGGGGTGTCTATGAGATCGAGAAGGACCGGCTGCTGAAATCTGCTGAATTGCTGGGGCTGAGAGTTGATATTATGGCCGTTCCGTCCCTTGGGTCATGGGTCCGCAACGCCGGCCTCAAGCCGAGCATATTGCTGGACATGCGCAGGAAGCACTGCGGGCAACTGCTCTATCTTGACGTGGATGCCGTTCTTCATCGCAATCCATGGCCCAAGCTCACGTGCTTCAGCGGCGATCTCGCGGCCTATTATGCTCCAACCGGCCGTCTCTTAAGCGGCACATTGCTTGTCAATGACTCGCAGACGGCCGTCAGTCTGCTCGAGAAATGGAAGGCTGCATGCGCGAATGATCCCACGCTATGGGACCAACTGGTGCTGGAAAGGATCATTGCGGAAGACGCGGCAGGCGCGAAGCCGCTTTTCAATATTGAACGTTTGCCCGTTGAATTCTGCTGGATTTTCGACAGGATCGATGACGAGTCGTCACCGGAAATATTCATCGAACATCTCCAGGCCAGCCGTGAGGAAAAGACGAAGGGGCGTCTGTTTGGAAGATTCAGCAAGGCGCTCGCACGGCGAAGAGAGCGGGTCCTGCAAATAGAACAAATCCTGTTCGGCAAAGCTCAATCTGCGAACCAGCCGACCCTCAGAACTGCCGGATTGGAGACGCGGTAG
- a CDS encoding fumarylacetoacetate hydrolase family protein, which produces MKLVRYGEKGKERAGVIDAEGRIRQLVDFIDDITPETFHPKNLDRILEQDIEGLPIVKTEERIGPCIAGSQKFLAIGLNYADHAAETGATPPSEPILFTKHLSCINGPNDDVILPRGSQKSDWEVELGVIIGKTAKYIKEGQALDYVAGYCVINDISEREYQMERQGQWVKGKSCDTFGPIGPWLVTADEVPDPQNLKLWLDLNGERMQSGTTATMIFGVAEIVAYLSNFMTLLPGDIIATGTPPGVGLGKKPPRFLKPGDVMTLGIEGMGEQRQKVIADQG; this is translated from the coding sequence ATGAAACTCGTTCGCTATGGGGAAAAAGGCAAGGAGCGTGCTGGCGTCATTGATGCGGAGGGGCGCATCCGGCAGCTCGTGGATTTCATCGACGACATCACCCCCGAGACATTTCACCCCAAAAATCTTGATCGCATTCTCGAGCAGGACATCGAGGGCCTCCCCATCGTCAAGACGGAGGAACGCATCGGCCCTTGCATAGCGGGATCACAGAAATTCCTCGCAATCGGTCTTAACTACGCCGACCACGCGGCGGAAACGGGCGCAACGCCGCCCTCCGAGCCCATATTGTTCACCAAACATCTCAGCTGCATCAACGGCCCCAATGATGACGTGATCCTCCCACGCGGCTCCCAAAAGAGCGACTGGGAGGTCGAGTTGGGCGTGATCATCGGCAAGACCGCCAAATACATCAAGGAAGGCCAGGCGCTCGACTATGTCGCTGGCTATTGCGTCATCAATGACATCTCCGAGCGCGAATATCAGATGGAACGCCAGGGCCAATGGGTGAAAGGCAAGTCCTGCGACACTTTTGGGCCGATCGGCCCTTGGCTTGTGACAGCCGATGAGGTGCCTGATCCGCAGAACCTCAAGCTGTGGCTCGACCTCAATGGCGAGCGCATGCAGAGCGGCACCACCGCCACCATGATCTTCGGAGTTGCCGAGATTGTCGCCTATCTCTCGAACTTCATGACCCTGCTCCCGGGTGACATCATCGCCACCGGCACGCCGCCTGGCGTTGGCCTGGGCAAGAAGCCCCCCCGCTTTCTCAAGCCCGGCGATGTCATGACCCTCGGCATCGAGGGCATGGGCGAGCAGCGTCAGAAGGTGATCGCTGACCAGGGGTAG
- a CDS encoding TAXI family TRAP transporter solute-binding subunit, with protein MKSSVLIAIAAAIGLGVSAVGAETPGKGEALRTISIGTGGVTGVYYPVSGAICRLINERRQALGLFCTVQTTDGSVENIRALERGAIQFAIVQADVAEQSYLGTGGWQGSAVANLRKVMSLYAETVTIIAHNNANIRTLADLKGKRIGIGNTGSGSLATWRQIQAALGWSDEDIEAVHLTSTEQGQALCDDTIDAFIWLAGHPSASTEETLAGCDAHLIDVTGPAVDAIVKAHPEYRKMVIPADVYDGQAKAIESFGTMAALVTSEQTEPAVVAAVTQTIIHELGRFAALHPALREVTTKSLAEAGEAPPWHSGAEQAFAQAGLR; from the coding sequence ATGAAATCTTCGGTGCTGATAGCGATCGCCGCCGCAATCGGACTTGGCGTTTCAGCGGTGGGTGCAGAAACCCCGGGGAAGGGCGAAGCGCTAAGAACGATCTCGATCGGAACGGGGGGCGTGACGGGCGTCTATTATCCGGTGAGCGGTGCGATCTGTCGGCTGATCAACGAGAGACGGCAGGCGCTCGGGCTTTTCTGCACGGTCCAGACCACCGACGGCTCGGTTGAGAACATCCGGGCCTTGGAACGGGGCGCCATTCAATTTGCGATCGTGCAAGCCGATGTGGCCGAGCAGTCCTATCTCGGAACGGGAGGCTGGCAAGGTTCGGCCGTTGCCAACCTGCGCAAGGTCATGAGCCTCTATGCCGAAACGGTCACGATCATCGCCCATAACAACGCAAATATCCGCACGCTTGCTGATCTCAAAGGCAAGCGGATTGGGATCGGGAATACGGGCTCGGGCTCGCTTGCGACCTGGCGCCAGATCCAGGCGGCGCTCGGCTGGAGCGATGAGGATATCGAGGCGGTTCATCTCACATCGACCGAACAGGGGCAGGCGCTCTGCGACGACACGATCGACGCCTTCATCTGGTTGGCGGGGCATCCCTCGGCGAGTACCGAGGAGACGCTGGCCGGATGTGACGCACATCTGATCGATGTCACCGGGCCCGCCGTCGATGCGATCGTGAAAGCGCATCCTGAATACCGAAAGATGGTGATCCCGGCCGATGTCTATGATGGCCAGGCCAAGGCGATCGAAAGTTTCGGCACGATGGCGGCGCTCGTCACTTCCGAACAGACGGAGCCGGCGGTGGTCGCGGCGGTGACCCAAACGATTATCCATGAACTCGGGCGCTTTGCGGCACTTCATCCCGCCTTGCGCGAGGTGACCACGAAAAGCCTTGCGGAGGCTGGAGAGGCGCCGCCTTGGCATAGCGGAGCGGAACAGGCCTTCGCGCAAGCGGGCTTGCGCTAA
- a CDS encoding glycosyltransferase family 2 protein codes for MSIVITARNAGDHIEAAIRSLLEQTYEDFELLVVDDHSTDDTAQVVCRLAAEDSRIVCLSSPEPGRIPALNAAIAAARGCYLAIMDADDLADPHRLAMQVSYLDQHPNVVAVGSALSFIGPTEVLPISLAGRKISVKPERPRSSLGGWKMSVALVHATVMMRLSSVIAAGAYRPALIYQEDNDLFLRLEELGEIRNLPNVLHHYRQHANNTSRRHVIAQCAASRLALALAQRRRRGKRDFAYIHGRAAVWALLVLHSPATALGLVVEVAIEVVRRIRKRRSVLGMLRDRGQLKMPLHGQRLA; via the coding sequence GTGTCTATCGTAATAACAGCGCGCAATGCGGGCGACCATATCGAGGCGGCGATTCGTAGTCTGCTTGAGCAGACCTATGAGGATTTCGAGCTTCTCGTGGTGGATGACCACTCAACCGACGACACGGCACAGGTCGTCTGCAGGCTCGCCGCAGAGGACAGCCGCATCGTTTGCTTGTCGAGCCCTGAGCCGGGACGAATCCCAGCACTGAACGCAGCGATCGCGGCCGCGCGAGGATGCTATCTCGCGATCATGGACGCCGATGATCTTGCCGATCCTCACCGACTGGCGATGCAAGTCAGCTATCTCGATCAGCATCCGAATGTGGTCGCGGTGGGCTCGGCCCTGAGCTTTATCGGCCCGACAGAAGTCCTGCCGATCAGCCTTGCTGGCCGGAAGATCAGCGTCAAGCCGGAACGGCCGCGCAGCAGTCTTGGCGGCTGGAAAATGTCTGTGGCCCTCGTGCATGCCACCGTAATGATGCGACTCAGCTCCGTCATCGCAGCTGGCGCTTATCGCCCCGCCCTGATCTATCAAGAGGATAATGATCTGTTCCTCCGTCTCGAGGAGCTAGGCGAGATCCGCAACCTGCCGAATGTTCTGCACCATTACCGGCAACATGCCAACAATACCAGCCGCCGCCATGTGATCGCGCAATGCGCCGCGTCCCGATTGGCGCTTGCTCTCGCGCAGCGCCGGCGGCGTGGCAAACGTGACTTTGCATATATCCATGGCCGCGCCGCTGTCTGGGCCCTGCTCGTCCTTCATAGTCCGGCCACGGCTCTTGGCCTGGTGGTCGAGGTGGCCATCGAAGTGGTCCGTCGGATCCGCAAGCGCCGCAGCGTGCTGGGGATGCTGAGGGACCGTGGCCAGCTCAAAATGCCTCTGCACGGCCAGCGATTAGCCTGA